GAATACCTGGCCCGGTATCGGTGACACTGACCTGCAGTTCACCGTCCTTCTGTTCGACGTGGACGGTCACACTGCCCGTTTCAGTAAAACGTATGGCATTGCTGAGCAAATTGAGCAGCACCTGGCGAATGCGCAGGCGATCCAGCAGGAGGGGAGGCAGATCCGCCGGTACTGCCACACGCATGTGAAGCCCCTTCTGGCGGGCCAGCGGTTCGAGCATGTCCGTCGTCTCGGCGATGATATCGGCCAGCGCCGTCCGTTCGACGAACAGGGGCAGATGTTGGGCGTCGATTTTGGAGAGATCTAGCACATCATCGATCAGGTTTTTCAGATGCTGGGCGCTGCGATAGATACGGTTGATGTCGCCCATAAAGGCGCGAGGGACCGAGCGCACACCATAGGATTCTGGCGACAGCACAATCGCCTCGCTAAAGCCGATGATAATGTTCAGTGGTGTGCGTAGCTCGTGGCTGACATTGGCAACGAACTGTTGTTTGGCCCGGCGCGCTTCTTCAGCGGCATTCCGGGCGTGGGCCAGCTGCACGCTAAAGCGTTCTAAACGATAGTAGGCGCTGTCCAACTCTTTAAGAGCCTGGGCCAGCTCCCCGCGATGGCGGCGGGCTTCTTCAGTAGAGACCTGGGCCTGGCAAAAGCTGTTCCAGGACCATGCCAACGCCACCAGGAGGTTACGATTGGACAGCCACGCCACCAGAGTAGTTAACCAGAGGGTTCCAAGGGGAACAAGCAGGTGGCTGGACAGAAGCTCACGTTTGGTCACTGCGTTCCAGGTAAGCAGGCTAATGGCCAGTGCCACGCCGAGGGTCGAGCGCGGGCCTAGTAAATTCATGCTGAGCAAAACGATCATCAAGGCCAGGGCCATTTCGATGGTGGTTGTGCCATGGAACCAGAGTAACAATCCGGTTGCTACGACCAGTCCGCCCATGTATAGATATATGGCCACTTGTAGATGGCGCCGGTGTAGAAACTGGGCCGCCAACGCACATGCCACAACCCAGCCCGTCACCCATGCAACCCAGCCCGGCTGGAGGCCATTGACACGATTGACCAGGAGAAAAGCATAGAAGGCTAGCCCGGCCGTCGGCCATGGCAGCCACTCGAAAAGATGGCGACGCAGATCGGCCAACATGCCCTGTACGTCTTTCGGCATATCCTCCGCGCGATTGACAGTGTTCATCGTCCTGATCTCCTGGTAAAATGTCCAAACTGTGTCCAAACCATGTCCAAAGGGAGGTTGTGTTCGCCTGGAGCCAATGTTACACTGGAAAAAATGCTGCATCACGATGCCAACGCTAGGCAGAAATCATCCACGTCGCACGCTGGCTGCTATTGTTACAAGGTTTCTGGTGGGATTTGCCACGCTTCCTAAGGCAGCCAATTTCGCGCCCATATATCTATCATACATATATGTAGTTATATACTCTTGCATCTTGTTCGCCTGTGACGTCCCAGGACGTCACAGGCTAGCGGCTAGTCCCTGCCTGATGTAGACCGATTTGTTCCCTCAGCTCTACTTTGCGTTATGTGAAGTGGATTTGTGTCCAAATCTATCTAAAGGAGGAAGCTCCCCATGATCCATCAAGCCCGTTTTACAGTATGGCTCGTCCTGGCAGCGTTGGTGTTATTGCTGCTGGGCAGCTGTGCGCCGGCTACGCCGACCCAGCCAGCGGCCAGTTATGGCGGCGAGGGTGCAGCTCCAGCCCAGGCTAGTGGTCAGTTGACGCTGCGCTTCTACACGTCCAGCGGCGACCATGCCACCAAAGCCAATGAGTTGATGATCAACAAGTTCCGAGAGACTCACCCTGATTTCACCGTGGAAGTCGAGTATGGGGCCAGCGACTATGCCGACAAGGTATTCACCATGGCCGCGGCCGGCAATCTGCCTGACATTCTTTACACAGCCGATATCTATACTGCTCCCTTTGTGGATGCCGGCGTTTTGCTGGATATGCAGCCCTTTGCCGATGCCGATAGCGAGGTAAATATCGACGATGTCTATGAAAGTATTCTGGGCCTGGGACGGGTCGAGGGCAACCCCGGTCTCTACATGATTCCCGTCTCGCTGGACAATGTGCAGGTCTATTATAACAAGACTATCTGGGAAGAGGCCGGCGCGCCCCTGCCGACCCCCGATTGGTCGTGGGACGATCTGATCGCCGACTGTAAAATCATTCAGGAAGCGAAACCAGACATCTATTGTATAGGGATCGGCGGTTCCAACGGCGGTGGCGGTTTCAATTGGTGGGCCTATGTGGTGCCCTGGATCCGGGGCTACGGCGGCGATGTGTTGAGCGCCGATGGTACCAGGTCAACCTTGAGCACGCCCGAAGCCATGGCTGGCCTGCAAGCCTACGCCAATCTGTGGGTTGTGCACAACGTCGCCATTCCGTTGGGCAACGATCTGGGCGGTAATTGTTTCATCAACCAAAAATGTGCCACCTGGCTCAGCATTCCCATCTTTGCCGGGATCTTCCGCGATAGCATTGAACCCGGCGCCTTTGAGTGGGACGTTCAGGTGATTCCCAGCCATCCCAAGGGTCGATTCACCGGCATGGGTACCTTCGGCTATGCGGTCAGCGCCAATACCCAGCATCCCCAAGAGGCGTGGGATTTCGTCAAGACGTTGATCACCAGGGAAGGTCAAGAAGAGCTGGGCCGCACCTATCGGGCCATGCCGCTGCTCAAATCCATGGCGGATAGCTCTCTTTTCGATGAACTGGAGCCCCCGCCGGCCAACTACCGGGCTTTCATCGACGGCCAGGCGTATGGCATCTTACCCCGCACCTACCCGGTTGAATGTGGCAGCCTTTATACAGGACAGGTCAACGCGGCCATGATGGCGGCACTGGAAACCATCATCCGTGGCGAAGGCACCGCCGAGACGGTCTTCCCCGGTGTCGATGCTGAGATCCAGGCCTGTCTGGATCGGGCTCTAGCGAAGTAGCTGGCGCCAGGGGTATGGAGTTAGCTCCTCCTTTCCCCGTTACTTATTCGAGTCGGGACCTGTCACTGTGCAATAACGGGGCGGTGTGGCTACACAGGCCACACCGCCGCCGGCCGTCTGGCACCCTCACCCAGGTTCCTGCTGATGAGCCACACATGGCTGAAGATGGGAGGGAGATATCTGGTGAAATTTTTGCCGCACAAATCTTATCCCATGATAAGGGGAAGTGTAAATGATAGAGGAGGCGGGAAAGGTGCAGTCAGAGACTAGAAAGTTCCTGATGTCATGGCGGCAACATAGACGACATAATCGTCTCTATTGGCGCGATACCATCGAAGGCTACCTCTTCATCATGCCGGTGGTCTTGGGCCTTTTGATCTGGACATTCGGCCCGATGATTGCATCCTTGTATCTGAGCTTGACCGACTATCCGTTGCTCAAATCGCCGGAATTTATCGGCTTTCGCAACTATGTTGATATGTTTACCGCGCCCTATTTACGGGTGTTACAGTCGCTCTGGATCACGCTGCTCTACGCGGCCATGTCGTTGCCCTTGACCCTGGTTGCCAGCTTGGCGACGGCCTTGCTCCTCAACCAGCGGCTGCGCGGCATTCGCTTTTTCCGTACTGCCCTCTACATGCCCACCATTGTCCCTGGCATTGCCATGGTCTTCATTTGGGGCTGGCTGCTCAATCCTGAATTTGGGCTGGTGAACGCCACCTTGCAATCGTTGGGACTGCCGACCTATCGCTGGCTGGCGGAACCCAATACGGCGCTGATCTCGCTGGCGGTGCTCAACTTGTGGAGTATTGGGCCGGCGATGGTCATCTTTCTGGCAGGTCTGCAGGGCATCTCCCAGGAACTATACGATGCGGCCAAGATCGACGGTGCCGGTGAATGGCGTGAATTCTGGAATATTACCATTCCCATGTTGTCGCCCACCATCTTTTTTAACTTGGTGACAGGGTTGATCTTTACGTTTCAGTATTTTTTGCCGCCTTTCGTACTCACCAAAGGTGGCCCACTTTTCTCCACCTATGTGTACAATCTGAACCTCTATGAAAAGGCATTTAAGTGGCTGCAGATGGGGTTGGCCGCGGCCATGGCCTGGCTGATGTTTACCATCATTCTCGCCCTGACTTTGGTTCTTTTCCGTGGTTCAGATGCCCTTGTGTATTACGAGGTAAAGCAATGACCCGGTCACTCAAATCCACGCGCCAGGTGGGCTCTGGTCAAATCAGCCTGGGCGTGGGACGCAAAGAGCTGCGTGCTGGCTTCTTGTACCTGCTTCTGATTGTGATCGCATTGATCTCCCTGGTCCCCTTATGGTGGATGGTTTCGACCTCCCTCAAGACCAAGCCAGAAGTCTACATTTTTCCGCCTCTACTTTGGCCGAAAGTGGCCCAGTGGCATAACTATCTGGACGCCTGGTACTATCCGAACATGAAATTTACCCGGTGGACCTTGAACACACTCTTTATCACAGTGACGGTGTTGGCTGGAGTCTTGACCACCTCGTCCCTATGTGCCTATGGTTTCGCTCGTATTCGTTTCCCGGGTCGGAATTTCTGGTTTATCCTGACACTCTCATCGGTGATGTTGCCGCCCCAGGTGACGTTGATCCCGTTGTATATCCTCTTCTACCGGATCGGCTGGCTAGATACCTTTTTGCCGTTGACGGTACCGGCCTGGTTCGGTGGTGGCGCCATCAATATTTTCCTGATTCGCCAGTTTTTCCTGGGCATTCCCATCGAGTTGGAAGACGCTGCCCGCATCGACGGCGCCAATCGGCTGCAGATCTGGTGGTACATTTTCTTACCGCTGTCGTTACCAGCTTTGACCACTGTGGCGATCTTTACCTTCCAACGGACGTGGGATGATTTCTACGGTCCTCTGATCTACCTGTCGTCCGCGGACAACTATACCCTGGCGTTGGGGATGAATCTGTTTCGGGGCAACTACACGGAAGAGACGCATTACATGATGGCCATTGCTTTCCTGATGACGATTCCCATGATCCTGCTTTT
The DNA window shown above is from Litorilinea aerophila and carries:
- a CDS encoding ATP-binding protein — its product is MNTVNRAEDMPKDVQGMLADLRRHLFEWLPWPTAGLAFYAFLLVNRVNGLQPGWVAWVTGWVVACALAAQFLHRRHLQVAIYLYMGGLVVATGLLLWFHGTTTIEMALALMIVLLSMNLLGPRSTLGVALAISLLTWNAVTKRELLSSHLLVPLGTLWLTTLVAWLSNRNLLVALAWSWNSFCQAQVSTEEARRHRGELAQALKELDSAYYRLERFSVQLAHARNAAEEARRAKQQFVANVSHELRTPLNIIIGFSEAIVLSPESYGVRSVPRAFMGDINRIYRSAQHLKNLIDDVLDLSKIDAQHLPLFVERTALADIIAETTDMLEPLARQKGLHMRVAVPADLPPLLLDRLRIRQVLLNLLSNAIRFTETGSVTVHVEQKDGELQVSVTDTGPGIPAENLNRVFEEFYQIDAALTKRFDGTGLGLALSRRFVELHGGQMWVESELGHGSRFVFTLPRTPPHPQVVRHAHQPLAPTSQQEARHGPLLLITSAEPMVANFLKRHLQGYQVKAIAPETLEEAVASYLPHAIITNNHMPAPVHEDTKNTAPPSVPVISCPLPDAHHLARALGVDHYLIKPIARDQLLELLAEYQEKVHHILIVDDDVHLCELLARIVRAAPQAYTIDIACGGEEGLARMQACIPDLVLLDFLMPGVNGLDVLRFMRENARLCSVPVVMITAHDLPSEDILQWAQPSTLRVDYPQGFRMSELLRCLQALLDALPPPKPAAPLPSMRAANQTPRPAS
- a CDS encoding ABC transporter substrate-binding protein, which gives rise to MIHQARFTVWLVLAALVLLLLGSCAPATPTQPAASYGGEGAAPAQASGQLTLRFYTSSGDHATKANELMINKFRETHPDFTVEVEYGASDYADKVFTMAAAGNLPDILYTADIYTAPFVDAGVLLDMQPFADADSEVNIDDVYESILGLGRVEGNPGLYMIPVSLDNVQVYYNKTIWEEAGAPLPTPDWSWDDLIADCKIIQEAKPDIYCIGIGGSNGGGGFNWWAYVVPWIRGYGGDVLSADGTRSTLSTPEAMAGLQAYANLWVVHNVAIPLGNDLGGNCFINQKCATWLSIPIFAGIFRDSIEPGAFEWDVQVIPSHPKGRFTGMGTFGYAVSANTQHPQEAWDFVKTLITREGQEELGRTYRAMPLLKSMADSSLFDELEPPPANYRAFIDGQAYGILPRTYPVECGSLYTGQVNAAMMAALETIIRGEGTAETVFPGVDAEIQACLDRALAK
- a CDS encoding carbohydrate ABC transporter permease, which gives rise to MIEEAGKVQSETRKFLMSWRQHRRHNRLYWRDTIEGYLFIMPVVLGLLIWTFGPMIASLYLSLTDYPLLKSPEFIGFRNYVDMFTAPYLRVLQSLWITLLYAAMSLPLTLVASLATALLLNQRLRGIRFFRTALYMPTIVPGIAMVFIWGWLLNPEFGLVNATLQSLGLPTYRWLAEPNTALISLAVLNLWSIGPAMVIFLAGLQGISQELYDAAKIDGAGEWREFWNITIPMLSPTIFFNLVTGLIFTFQYFLPPFVLTKGGPLFSTYVYNLNLYEKAFKWLQMGLAAAMAWLMFTIILALTLVLFRGSDALVYYEVKQ
- a CDS encoding carbohydrate ABC transporter permease yields the protein MTRSLKSTRQVGSGQISLGVGRKELRAGFLYLLLIVIALISLVPLWWMVSTSLKTKPEVYIFPPLLWPKVAQWHNYLDAWYYPNMKFTRWTLNTLFITVTVLAGVLTTSSLCAYGFARIRFPGRNFWFILTLSSVMLPPQVTLIPLYILFYRIGWLDTFLPLTVPAWFGGGAINIFLIRQFFLGIPIELEDAARIDGANRLQIWWYIFLPLSLPALTTVAIFTFQRTWDDFYGPLIYLSSADNYTLALGMNLFRGNYTEETHYMMAIAFLMTIPMILLFFFAQRYYIRGVVLSGMKG